One genomic region from Gossypium hirsutum isolate 1008001.06 chromosome D13, Gossypium_hirsutum_v2.1, whole genome shotgun sequence encodes:
- the LOC107919863 gene encoding protein RETARDED ROOT GROWTH, mitochondrial isoform X1, whose product MGRWRAAASLLFTHLTKTSFPSLPPKPLFLSLSSSPAFCFLLARPFSALPSQLPIYPSDSENGSPYFSQQNHGFVSQEEEEEEIGKIPIKAYFLCTSIDLKSMQAENLSNIVPPSSRSSNYIALRYCDFPPGVTALGMNDKVSSCRYMVIFQYGSAVLFNIEDREVESYLEIVQRHASGLLPEMTRDDYCVKEQSLLAKDMQGGPDYIVVKTLDTDSIRIIGSVLGQSITLDYFVSQVDGMVEEFANINRAMEKTGTFTMDRTKLIKLVGKANSNLADVILKVGLFERSEIAWREAKYAQIYEYLREEYEVTQRLGNLDFKLKFVEHNIHFLQEVIQNRRSDLLEWCIIFLLAIENIIAIYEIVRESTGVSL is encoded by the exons ATGGGTAGATGGAGAGCAGCTGCTTCGCTTCTCTTCACCCACTTAACCAAAACCTCCTTCCCTTCTCTTCCTCCCAAACCTCTTTTCTTATCCCTTTCTTCAAGCCCTGCTTTCTGTTTTCTTCTTGCAAGACCATTCTCAGCTCTCCCATCTCAACTTCCCATTTATCCTAGCGATTCTGAAAATGGGTCTCCTTATTTTTCCCAACAAAATCATGGGTTTGTTtcacaagaagaagaagaagaggaaattgGCAAGATTCCCATCAAAGCTTATTTCCTTTGTACCAG TATCGATTTGAAGAGTATGCAAGCTGAGAATTTAAGCAACATCGTACCTCCTTCTTCTCGTTCATCAAACTATATTGCTCTCAGATATTGTGATTTCCCTCCAGGCGTTACT GCACTTGGAATGAATGACAAAGTCAGTAGCTGCCGTTACATGGTCATTTTTCAGTATGGTTCTGCTGTCTTGTTTAACATTGAGGACCGTGAAGTTGAGAGCTACCTCGAAATAGTTCAGAGACATGCTTCTGGATTGCTTCCAGAAATGACGAGAGATG ATTACTGTGTAAAAGAGCAGTCACTCTTGGCTAAGGATATGCAGGGAGGACCAGACTACATTGTTGTCAAAACTTTGGACACTGATAGTATCCGCATTATTGGAAGTGTTCTTGGTCAAAGCATAACATTGGATTATTTTGTTTCACAG GTTGATGGTATGGTTGAAGAGTTTGCCAATATAAATCGTGCAATGGAAAAGACAGGAACTTTCACAATGGATAGGACAAAGCTCATTAAACTTGTTGGAAAAGCTAATTCAAATTTGGCTGATGTAATTCTTAAAGTTGGTCTTTTCGAGAG ATCAGAAATTGCTTGGAGAGAAGCAAAGTATGCTCAAATATATGAGTACCTTCGGGAGGAGTATGAGGTGACACAACGCTTAGGGAATCTAGATTTCAAGCTAAAATTTGTAGAG CACAATATTCATTTCCTTCAGGAAGTTATCCAAAATAGACGGTCGGATCTCTTGGAATGGTGTATCATTTTCTTGTTGGCTATCGAGAACATAATAGCAATATACGAGATTGTCCGCGAATCAACCGGAGTTTCTTTGTGA
- the LOC107919863 gene encoding protein RETARDED ROOT GROWTH, mitochondrial isoform X2 yields the protein MGRWRAAASLLFTHLTKTSFPSLPPKPLFLSLSSSPAFCFLLARPFSALPSQLPIYPSDSENGSPYFSQQNHGFVSQEEEEEEIGKIPIKAYFLCTSIDLKSMQAENLSNIVPPSSRSSNYIALRYCDFPPGVTALGMNDKVSSCRYMVIFQYGSAVLFNIEDREVESYLEIVQRHASGLLPEMTRDDYCVKEQSLLAKDMQGGPDYIVVKTLDTDSIRIIGSVLGQSITLDYFVSQVDGMVEEFANINRAMEKTGTFTMDRTKLIKLVGKANSNLADVILKVGLFESTIFISFRKLSKIDGRISWNGVSFSCWLSRT from the exons ATGGGTAGATGGAGAGCAGCTGCTTCGCTTCTCTTCACCCACTTAACCAAAACCTCCTTCCCTTCTCTTCCTCCCAAACCTCTTTTCTTATCCCTTTCTTCAAGCCCTGCTTTCTGTTTTCTTCTTGCAAGACCATTCTCAGCTCTCCCATCTCAACTTCCCATTTATCCTAGCGATTCTGAAAATGGGTCTCCTTATTTTTCCCAACAAAATCATGGGTTTGTTtcacaagaagaagaagaagaggaaattgGCAAGATTCCCATCAAAGCTTATTTCCTTTGTACCAG TATCGATTTGAAGAGTATGCAAGCTGAGAATTTAAGCAACATCGTACCTCCTTCTTCTCGTTCATCAAACTATATTGCTCTCAGATATTGTGATTTCCCTCCAGGCGTTACT GCACTTGGAATGAATGACAAAGTCAGTAGCTGCCGTTACATGGTCATTTTTCAGTATGGTTCTGCTGTCTTGTTTAACATTGAGGACCGTGAAGTTGAGAGCTACCTCGAAATAGTTCAGAGACATGCTTCTGGATTGCTTCCAGAAATGACGAGAGATG ATTACTGTGTAAAAGAGCAGTCACTCTTGGCTAAGGATATGCAGGGAGGACCAGACTACATTGTTGTCAAAACTTTGGACACTGATAGTATCCGCATTATTGGAAGTGTTCTTGGTCAAAGCATAACATTGGATTATTTTGTTTCACAG GTTGATGGTATGGTTGAAGAGTTTGCCAATATAAATCGTGCAATGGAAAAGACAGGAACTTTCACAATGGATAGGACAAAGCTCATTAAACTTGTTGGAAAAGCTAATTCAAATTTGGCTGATGTAATTCTTAAAGTTGGTCTTTTCGAGAG CACAATATTCATTTCCTTCAGGAAGTTATCCAAAATAGACGGTCGGATCTCTTGGAATGGTGTATCATTTTCTTGTTGGCTATCGAGAACATAA
- the LOC107919866 gene encoding uncharacterized protein At5g01610 — MEKALTKVGSLKVGGLWISKKAKEEFSNITADLTTFSNTVEEKAKWVFNKLKGKPTKSLPDLLQEYNLPPGLFPQNVICYEFDETKAKLIVYMSSPCEVSFKDSSVIRYATRVKGTLLRGKLTGIEGMKTKVLVWVKVTSVAVEGYKSDKVWFTAGVKKSRPKDAYETPRDAVRVEEF, encoded by the exons ATGGAGAAAGCATTAACTAAAGTCGGGAGCTTGAAAGTTGGTGGGTTATGGATCTCAAAGAAAGCTAAGGAAGAGTTCTCTAACATCACTGCAGATCTGACT ACTTTCTCAAACACCGTTGAAGAGAAGGCAAAATGGGTTTTCAACAAACTGAAAG GAAAGCCAACGAAAAGCTTGCCAGATCTCCTTCAAGAGTACAACTTACCGCCGGGCCTCTTTCCCCAGAATGTTATCTGTTACGAATTCGATGAAACCAAGGCGAAGCTGATTGTTTACATGTCCTCTCCGTGTGAGGTCAGCTTCAAGGATTCCTCGGTCATAAGATACGCAACACGTGTGAAGGGGACTCTCCTTCGGGGAAAGCTGACAGGCATCGAGGGAATGAAGACAAAGGTCCTAGTTTGGGTTAAAGTGACAAGTGTGGCGGTTGAAGGCTATAAATCAGACAAGGTGTGGTTTACTGCTGGAGTTAAGAAGTCAAGGCCAAAAGATGCTTATGAAACACCCAGGGATGCTGTTAGAGTTGAAGAATTTTGA
- the LOC107919865 gene encoding chorismate mutase 3, chloroplastic, with the protein MESKLLELPFSSIFNQNAAKSSSPISHFTPRNAFKVMATSFGANVYRSLGISHSSSSNIRFSKKPRVDESENLTLNSIRQSLIRQEDSIIFSLLERAQYCYNPDTYKQDSFSMDGFHGSLSLVEFMVRETERLHAQVGRYKSPDEHPFFPSYLPEPMLPPLQYPKVLHHCAASININNKVWNMYFAELLPRLVEAGDDGNCGSTAVCDTMCLQALSKRIHYGKFVAEAKFRESPKTYEDAIRAKDRSRLMELLTYETVETAVKKRVDMKTKTYGQELNFQLNGVAAVPDPVYKIEPSLVADLYGDWIMPLTKEVQVEYLLRRLD; encoded by the exons ATGGAGTCCAAGCTACTTGAGCTgccattttcttccattttcaaCCAAAATGCTGCAAAATCTTCCTCACCCATTTCTCATTTTACACCTAGAAATGCTTTCAAAGTTATGGCAACGAGTTTCGGTGCAAATGTTTATCGCTCTCTTGGAATTTCccattcttcttcttcaaacATAAG ATTTTCAAAGAAGCCAAGGGTGGATGAGAGTGAGAACCTTACTCTCAACAGTATAAGACAGTCCTTAATTCGACAAGAAGATAGCATAATATTTAGCCTTTTGGAGAGAGCTCAGTACTGTTATAACCCAGACACATATAAGCAAGATTCATTCTCCATGGATGGATTTCATGGGTCTTTGTCTTTGGTTGAGTTCATGGTTCGGGAAACCGAAAGGCTCCATGCTCAG GTTGGCAGATATAAAAGTCctgatgaacaccctttcttccCATCATATCTACCCGAGCCAATGCTTCCACCTTTGCAATATCCAAAG GTTTTGCATCACTGTGCTGCTTCAATTAACATAAACAATAAGGTTTGGAATATGTATTTTGCAGAGCTTCTACCAAGATTGGTAGAAGCTGGAGATGATGGTAATTGTGGGTCTACTGCTGTATGTGATACAATGTGCTTGCAG GCGCTTTCAAAAAGAATTCACTATGGAAAATTTGTAGCAGAGGCGAAATTTCGAGAATCACCTAAAACTTATGAGGATGCCATTAGAGCAAAG GACCGGTCTCGATTGATGGAGTTGCTAACATACGAAACAGTGGAAACAGCAGTGAAAAAGAGAGTAGATATGAAAACGAAAACATATGGTCAAGAGCTAAACTTTCAACTGAATGGTGTTGCAGCAGTTCCAGATCCTGTGTACAAAATCGAGCCAAGTTTAGTAGCTGATCTCTACGGAGATTGGATCATGCCCTTAACAAAGGAAGTTCAAGTTGAATACTTGTTGCGACGGTTGGACTAA
- the LOC107919046 gene encoding xylan glycosyltransferase MUCI21, whose amino-acid sequence MKKILGSSRAAIATTLFCLLLLWFHTMSLSMSSISRINNIIAATSSPTDTFNNNQETRVQIRTVASQQNHQLLPHGVLPMSYQFSCNRTYLRYDLCTIDGLTVLDPTTSTFFTMDPTSPVHVEKIRPYPRKYEDYIMGQIKELNLVSGPSSPQCTIRHESPAIVFSAGGYTGNLFHAFNDGLIPLFITASSFYPDGDFIIVVSEFHDWWQSKYAEILKVLSKHPIVALEKDNATHCFPSATLGLIAHGFMTIDPTLIPTSKTLMHFRDLLEKAYTQNPILPSPPLDPKPERRPRLVLTCRGNDVSSRRILNQDEVIQVMKEIGFDVIVFQPNRYTSLSEAYAMLNSSHVMVGVHGAALTHALFLRPRSVFMQVVPIGTEWAADAFYGRIAKGLNVNYLEYKIRVEESSLMEKYGKDNVLLKDPSAVQKKGWPTEIMDIYLKQQNVKLDLVRFRKSLKSAYLMAKKFMHKER is encoded by the exons ATGAAGAAGATACTTGGGAGCTCGAGAGCCGCCATTGCGACCACCCTTTTTTGCTTACTGTTGTTGTGGTTTCATACGATGAGCCTCAGCATGTCGTCGATTTCCAGGATAAACAACATCATTGCAGCCACGTCCTCCCCCACCGATACCTTCAACAATAATCAAG AAACACGTGTTCAAATACGAACTGTGGCAAGTCAGCAGAACCACCAACTTCTTCCACATGGCGTTCTTCCAATGAGTTACCAATTCAGCTGCAACCGTACCTATCTTCGCTATGATCTCTGCACGATCGACGGCTTGACTGTCTTGGACCCCACAACCTCTACATTCTTTACCATGGACCCCACTAGCCCCGTCCACGTGGAGAAAATCAGGCCCTACCCAAGAAAATACGAAGACTACATCATGGGCCAAATCAAAGAGCTTAATCTAGTATCGGGCCCATCAAGCCCACAATGCACGATCCGGCACGAGTCTCCGGCCATTGTATTCAGTGCGGGAGGGTACACTGGAAACTTATTCCATGCTTTCAATGATGGATTGATCCCCCTCTTCATCACCGCAAGCTCCTTCTACCCTGACGGTGATTTCATCATCGTGGTCTCGGAGTTCCATGATTGGTGGCAAAGTAAGTATGCAGAAATACTTAAGGTTCTTAGCAAACACCCGATTGTTGCCCTCGAAAAGGATAACGCCACTCACTGTTTTCCTTCAGCCACTCTAGGGCTCATAGCACATGGTTTCATGACTATAGACCCAACGCTAATCCCAACCTCAAAAACACTGATGCATTTCCGGGATCTCCTAGAAAAAGCCTATACCCAAAATCCTATTCTACCCTCTCCTCCCCTTGATCCAAAACCCGAACGCCGGCCACGCCTCGTTTTAACATGTCGAGGCAACGATGTGTCATCACGAAGGATACTAAATCAAGATGAAGTGATTCAAGTAATGAAAGAAATAGGGTTCGACGTTATCGTGTTCCAACCAAACCGTTACACATCCCTTAGCGAGGCATATGCAATGTTGAATTCAAGTCACGTGATGGTTGGAGTGCACGGCGCGGCCCTCACGCATGCATTGTTCCTTCGGCCAAGGTCAGTGTTCATGCAAGTGGTACCGATCGGGACTGAATGGGCAGCAGATGCGTTTTACGGGAGAATAGCTAAAGGGTTAAATGTGAATTACTTGGAATATAAAATAAGGGTCGAAGAAAGTAGCTTAATGGAAAAGTATGGGAAAGATAATGTGTTGTTAAAAGATCCATCAGCAGTTCAAAAGAAAGGGTGGCCAACTGAGATAATGGACATTTATTTGAAGCAACAAAATGTGAAGCTTGATTTGGTAAGGTTTAGAAAAAGCTTGAAGAGTGCTTATTTAATGGCAAAGAAGTTTATGCATAAGGAAAGATAG